From a single Lolium rigidum isolate FL_2022 chromosome 7, APGP_CSIRO_Lrig_0.1, whole genome shotgun sequence genomic region:
- the LOC124672043 gene encoding ubiquinol oxidase 2, mitochondrial-like: MAQSARRVARSAAMAHLGARFFVAGGRSSAALGIGPVRTARAAAMGAPEMWKCGSARLSSTAATPVSGPLMPPASCGKKKKEETEAASYWGVAPARLVKEDGTEWKWSCFRPWDAYEADVSIDLTKHHQPATMGDKMARWTVKAMRWHADLFFQRRYGCRAMMLETVAAVPGMVAGAVLHLRSLRRFEQSGGWIRALLEEAENERMHLMTFMEVSQPRWHERALVVAVQGVFFNVYLATYLLSPRVAHRVVGYLEEEAVHSYTEFLRDLDAGKIDDVPAPAIAIDYWRLPAGATLKDVVRVVRADEAHHRDVNHYASDIYYHGHALREVPAPIGYH; encoded by the exons ATGGCGCAGTCGGCGCGGCGTGTCGCGAGGTCGGCGGCGATGGCCCATCTAGGAGCGCGCTTCTTCGTGGCCGGTGGTCGCTCATCCGCGGCGCTCGGCATCGGGCCTGTGCGTACCGCGCGCGCAGCTGCCATGGGGGCGCCGGAGATGTGGAAATGCGGCAGCGCTCGCTTGAGCAGCACCGCGGCCACGCCGGTGTCGGGCCCCTTGATGCCGCCGGCGTCTTGCGgtaagaagaagaaagaggagacAGAAGCGGCGAGCTACTGGGGCGTGGCGCCGGCGAGGCTCGTCAAGGAGGACGGGACCGAGTGGAAGTGGTCGTGCTTCAGG CCGTGGGATGCGTACGAAGCGGACGTGTCCATTGATCTGACGAAGCACCACCAGCCGGCGACGATGGGGGACAAGATGGCCAGGTGGACGGTCAAGGCCATGCGCTGGCACGCCGACCTCTTCTTCCAG AGGAGGTACGGCTGCCGAGCGATGATGCTGGAGACGGTGGCCGCAGTCCCCGGCATGGTGGCCGGCGCGGTGCTCCACCTCCGGTCGCTCCGGCGGTTCGAGCAGAGCGGCGGGTGGATCCGCGCGCtgctggaggaggccgagaacgaGCGCATGCACCTCATGACCTTCATGGAGGTGTCCCAGCCGCGGTGGCACGAGCGCGCGCTCGTCGTGGCCGTCCAGGGCGTCTTCTTCAACGTCTACCTCGCCACCTACCTGCTCTCCCCGAGGGTCGCGCACCGCGTGGTGGGCTacctggaggaggaggccgtgcaCTCCTACACCGAGTTCCTccgcgacctcgacgccggcaagATCGACGACGTGCCCGCGCCCGCCATCGCCATCGACTACTGGCGCCTCCCGGCCGGCGCCACGCTCAAGGACGTCGTCAGGGTCgtccgcgccgacgaggcgcACCACCGCGACGTCAACCACTACGCCTCC GACATATATTACCACGGGCATGCGCTGCGGGAGGTACCTGCACCGATCGGCTACCACTGA